A single genomic interval of Synergistaceae bacterium harbors:
- a CDS encoding zinc metallopeptidase: protein MLGYGLDPTILVLIPALLLSGWAQSKVSSTFNQYSRIPARGNVTADSVARMLLTLYGMASMPINRVAGSLTDHYDPRNKTLNLSESVYGSNSIASIGVAAHEVGHAIQHHESYSPLIFRNSIVPVVNICSSASMPLFVIGLLMANSLLRNLGIMLFAGAIVFHLVTLPVEINASSRALKLLEQTHTLSSDELSGAKKVLTAAAWTYIAAALMSVLQLVRLILISRSRRR, encoded by the coding sequence ATGCTGGGTTATGGTCTAGACCCTACTATCCTTGTACTTATACCAGCTTTGTTATTGTCAGGCTGGGCACAATCAAAGGTATCATCAACATTCAACCAGTACAGCAGGATTCCCGCGCGCGGAAACGTTACGGCGGACAGCGTCGCACGGATGCTCCTGACGCTCTACGGGATGGCCTCGATGCCCATCAACAGGGTAGCAGGCTCGCTCACCGACCACTATGACCCCCGCAACAAGACCCTGAACCTCTCAGAGAGCGTCTACGGCTCGAACAGCATTGCGTCTATCGGCGTGGCTGCGCACGAGGTCGGGCACGCGATACAGCATCACGAGTCTTACTCACCGTTAATCTTCAGGAACTCAATCGTACCCGTCGTGAACATCTGCTCCAGCGCGTCAATGCCTCTCTTCGTTATCGGACTGCTGATGGCTAATTCACTGCTCAGAAACTTGGGGATAATGCTTTTCGCGGGAGCAATCGTGTTCCACCTCGTAACACTGCCTGTCGAGATTAACGCCAGCTCCAGAGCACTAAAGCTCCTCGAGCAGACGCACACGCTCTCTTCCGACGAACTTTCAGGCGCAAAGAAGGTGCTGACTGCGGCGGCGTGGACGTACATTGCGGCGGCGTTGATGTCGGTGCTTCAGCTCGTGAGGCTGATACTTATCAGTCGGAGCAGGAGGCGTTAG
- a CDS encoding SEL1-like repeat protein, giving the protein MFRKLLVCCAAILVLSSGAEAAEKIKLGILQFSSPSEFLKEADIITDSFTKTLSGSGTITLLNRIRSNNAVSSESEAEAVSDFGRREGCRYILLGSVKRDKDIIISVRAVDVETAKIPFTVSGTCSSPNAQSLRAESIKLGDKVREKLTGEYPAVSVVKGKDIRINRGSTSGVRKGDLYIVYREYGENIDADGSTSGRRRVDLAVVEVNGVQKDYSTANFLKDGGDAKILPELDSKKAEAISRSEAKRLISRKTFSMETIMQKHSDAGAHSDLGKSLNAGVQMSDLEEVKSLAENGHPAAQNNLGVYYMNRRDFRQALKWLNEAAEQGNISAYNNLGYMYDNGLGVPLNASKAFGWYLKAAEQGTASAQVNIGQMYQHGRGVGQDYARAFLWYAKAWQQEEDRDAKASAANNMAYMYDKGLGVKHDIRKAASLYREAARSGLLDAKANLGIMICNALQNSGVASVKKGSRDYALHQEAQKWLQDALEQAKREHNSEFVRTAQEGLDRLSGITIN; this is encoded by the coding sequence ATGTTCAGGAAGTTGTTAGTGTGTTGTGCGGCAATCCTTGTTCTGTCGTCAGGAGCTGAAGCCGCTGAGAAAATCAAGCTGGGAATCCTTCAGTTTTCAAGCCCGTCCGAATTTCTGAAGGAAGCTGACATCATAACAGACTCCTTCACAAAAACTCTGTCAGGCTCAGGCACGATAACCCTTCTTAACCGCATAAGAAGCAATAACGCTGTCAGCAGTGAATCAGAGGCTGAAGCGGTATCGGATTTCGGCAGGCGCGAGGGGTGCAGGTATATTCTGCTCGGCTCGGTCAAACGCGACAAGGATATTATTATCAGCGTCAGGGCTGTTGACGTTGAGACCGCGAAAATTCCCTTCACCGTGTCGGGAACTTGCAGTTCGCCCAACGCGCAGTCATTGCGTGCCGAAAGCATAAAGCTCGGCGACAAAGTCCGCGAAAAGCTGACCGGCGAATACCCCGCAGTGTCAGTTGTGAAGGGCAAGGATATCCGCATAAATCGCGGCAGTACTTCAGGAGTACGCAAGGGAGATTTGTACATCGTTTACAGGGAATACGGCGAAAATATCGACGCAGATGGCAGCACCTCAGGAAGAAGGCGCGTCGACCTGGCTGTTGTTGAGGTTAATGGTGTGCAGAAGGACTACAGCACAGCGAATTTCCTTAAAGACGGAGGAGATGCAAAGATACTTCCTGAGCTCGACAGCAAGAAAGCAGAAGCAATTTCCCGGTCTGAAGCCAAGAGGCTGATAAGCCGTAAAACTTTCTCGATGGAAACGATCATGCAGAAGCATTCTGACGCAGGAGCACACAGTGATTTGGGCAAATCTCTTAATGCTGGCGTGCAGATGTCAGACCTTGAGGAAGTGAAGAGCCTCGCAGAAAACGGCCACCCGGCGGCACAAAACAATCTGGGAGTGTACTACATGAACCGAAGGGATTTCCGGCAGGCGTTAAAGTGGCTGAATGAGGCGGCAGAGCAGGGCAACATCAGCGCGTACAACAATCTGGGCTACATGTACGACAACGGTCTTGGTGTCCCGCTGAACGCGTCAAAAGCATTCGGGTGGTATCTTAAGGCGGCAGAGCAGGGAACGGCCAGCGCACAGGTCAACATCGGGCAGATGTACCAGCACGGCAGAGGAGTCGGACAGGATTACGCGCGTGCGTTCTTGTGGTATGCCAAAGCATGGCAGCAGGAAGAAGACAGGGACGCGAAGGCCTCAGCCGCCAACAATATGGCCTACATGTACGACAAGGGCTTGGGAGTAAAGCACGACATCAGGAAGGCGGCATCACTGTACCGTGAAGCAGCAAGGAGCGGACTGCTGGACGCGAAGGCAAATCTTGGTATCATGATATGCAACGCGCTTCAGAACAGCGGAGTTGCTAGCGTAAAGAAAGGTTCTCGGGATTATGCGCTTCACCAAGAAGCACAAAAATGGCTTCAGGACGCTCTTGAACAGGCCAAGCGCGAGCATAACAGCGAATTTGTACGGACGGCTCAGGAAGGGCTGGACAGACTTTCCGGCATCACCATCAATTAA
- a CDS encoding SEL1-like repeat protein, with translation MALAIVLLCSSCAGAASKIRIAVLNTTDDQNLAQEAEIIVGNLIGTLAKSSALSVVEREELELVISEQKINASQLGDRAAKIGNITGCQYVLLSSLAFESEPVITARLVEVETSEIVYSDTEIPDIGSSSSMTAASSRMADRVLEVLAGERAVVTEILASEVIINRGSSSGVRAGDLYRVYLGTKRSSVNLAVIRVKDVRSGFSTAELVKNGGAIALLRRTDKVEAVSKKEAEDLVRRRKFAKKRPGEKTVKDPSAAAVKRLDTPLDDEQAFWRAVKVSQDITGKRMKEALESKDAKMRNEVGTAFEELGWAVMKRKRENSLDSAYRKLDAVKIGIKHDTQARIQSNEQRYDKTASSFFSLAMGMFQMSAYQSNINALNNLCDLLVSLYEQGIEVSQKNADDSVKLLKIAAEQGVGDALCTLGYMYLAGWGVEQNYDEALKFFGQGAAKGHAESQGCLGQMYYEGWGADKDYAKALELFSQAAGQGDIDSYVSMGIMYLEGKGVTQNYAKALDLFRYAADRGDAQGQTMLGRMYAEGLGVPQNFRMAIELFRKAAETPGIRGDGARNNLKALGIN, from the coding sequence TTGGCACTGGCAATCGTTTTGCTCTGTTCGTCATGTGCCGGGGCGGCCTCCAAGATACGTATTGCAGTCCTGAACACCACAGATGACCAGAATCTGGCACAGGAAGCAGAAATTATTGTCGGCAATCTCATCGGCACGCTTGCAAAGTCATCGGCTTTGTCGGTCGTTGAGCGTGAAGAGCTGGAGCTGGTAATCAGCGAACAGAAGATTAATGCTTCACAGCTTGGGGACAGGGCGGCGAAAATAGGCAACATTACGGGATGTCAGTATGTTCTGCTGAGTTCGCTTGCCTTCGAGAGTGAGCCGGTCATTACGGCGCGGCTTGTTGAAGTGGAGACTTCGGAGATAGTCTACTCTGACACGGAGATTCCTGACATCGGGAGCAGCTCTTCAATGACTGCGGCGAGCTCCAGAATGGCGGACAGAGTTCTTGAGGTTCTTGCCGGAGAGCGTGCAGTCGTAACAGAGATACTCGCCAGCGAAGTGATAATCAATCGCGGGAGCAGTTCTGGCGTGAGAGCCGGAGACCTGTACCGCGTATATCTCGGGACGAAGCGCAGCTCTGTGAACCTAGCAGTGATCCGTGTGAAGGATGTACGTTCAGGGTTCAGCACTGCGGAACTGGTCAAGAACGGAGGGGCTATTGCGTTGCTCAGGAGGACTGACAAGGTTGAGGCTGTCTCGAAGAAGGAAGCGGAGGACTTGGTCAGGCGCAGGAAGTTTGCGAAGAAACGTCCCGGCGAAAAGACCGTGAAAGACCCTTCAGCGGCGGCAGTAAAAAGGCTGGATACCCCTCTTGATGATGAACAGGCTTTCTGGCGGGCAGTTAAAGTCTCTCAGGACATCACAGGTAAAAGGATGAAGGAAGCTCTTGAGAGTAAGGACGCAAAGATGCGCAATGAAGTCGGCACGGCTTTTGAGGAACTTGGCTGGGCGGTCATGAAGCGCAAGCGGGAAAATTCCCTAGATAGTGCGTACAGAAAACTTGATGCGGTGAAAATAGGCATCAAACACGATACCCAAGCGCGAATCCAGAGCAATGAACAGCGTTATGACAAGACGGCCTCCAGCTTTTTCAGTCTTGCAATGGGAATGTTCCAGATGTCCGCATATCAGAGCAACATCAACGCCTTGAACAATTTGTGTGATTTGCTGGTTAGCTTGTATGAGCAGGGTATAGAGGTGTCGCAGAAGAACGCTGATGATTCCGTGAAGCTCCTCAAGATTGCGGCAGAACAGGGAGTGGGCGATGCTCTGTGCACGTTAGGCTACATGTATTTAGCCGGATGGGGAGTTGAGCAGAATTACGATGAGGCCTTGAAGTTTTTCGGGCAGGGTGCGGCGAAAGGCCACGCAGAGTCGCAGGGCTGTCTGGGTCAGATGTACTATGAGGGCTGGGGAGCGGATAAAGACTACGCGAAGGCTCTGGAGCTGTTCTCGCAAGCGGCAGGACAGGGCGACATTGATTCTTATGTGAGCATGGGGATAATGTACCTCGAGGGCAAAGGAGTAACACAGAATTACGCTAAGGCTCTGGATCTCTTCCGTTACGCGGCAGACAGAGGCGATGCTCAGGGGCAGACCATGCTTGGCAGAATGTATGCTGAAGGGCTGGGTGTCCCGCAGAATTTCAGGATGGCTATAGAGCTTTTCCGCAAGGCGGCAGAAACTCCGGGCATCAGGGGAGACGGGGCAAGAAATAACCTTAAGGCTCTGGGCATCAACTGA
- a CDS encoding HaeII family restriction endonuclease, which produces MLSLDEELAEDITGSISGDRIIIVCRDAEKNIIHCGSFVMKLRWNFLLLIICLRF; this is translated from the coding sequence ATCCTTAGCTTAGACGAAGAGCTTGCGGAAGATATAACAGGCAGCATATCCGGCGACAGAATCATTATCGTCTGCCGTGATGCAGAGAAGAACATAATACATTGCGGAAGCTTCGTGATGAAATTGCGCTGGAATTTCCTCCTGCTTATAATTTGCCTGAGGTTCTGA
- the dcm gene encoding DNA (cytosine-5-)-methyltransferase, whose protein sequence is MRKISSEELPDFELLLAGFPCQAFSIIGRREGFDDAVHGKLFFEILRILRERKPVAFMLENVKNLTAHDSGRTYRIIMNFLEHLGYCVYSRVLNAMDFGLPQKRERIIIVGFRENVLFAFPEPVPDSECLTLADILEPSPPARYYVSDKIRASRLARLKYKDFPKPYISHENVAGSVTPHLWSATLRAGASANYMLVNDERRPTEREMLRLQGFPDSFRIVVPYGKLRQQCGNSVAVPVIKAVAQEMLRSLRQVQA, encoded by the coding sequence ATCAGAAAAATATCTTCTGAGGAACTGCCGGACTTTGAGTTACTGCTCGCCGGTTTTCCATGCCAGGCATTTTCGATAATAGGCAGGCGCGAAGGTTTTGATGATGCTGTTCACGGAAAACTGTTCTTCGAGATTCTGAGAATACTCCGCGAAAGAAAACCTGTCGCATTCATGCTAGAGAACGTAAAGAACCTTACAGCTCACGACAGCGGCAGGACATACAGAATAATCATGAACTTCCTCGAACACCTGGGGTACTGCGTCTATTCGCGGGTTCTTAACGCAATGGACTTCGGGCTTCCCCAGAAACGCGAAAGAATCATTATTGTCGGCTTCCGTGAAAATGTGCTGTTCGCTTTTCCTGAGCCTGTACCTGACTCAGAATGTCTGACACTCGCAGATATTCTTGAGCCGTCTCCCCCGGCACGGTATTATGTCAGCGACAAGATACGGGCATCACGGCTGGCAAGACTGAAGTATAAAGACTTTCCCAAGCCGTATATTTCGCATGAAAATGTAGCAGGAAGCGTAACGCCTCATTTATGGTCAGCAACACTCAGAGCAGGAGCTTCGGCAAATTACATGCTTGTTAATGACGAACGCAGGCCTACAGAACGCGAGATGCTGCGGCTTCAAGGTTTCCCCGACAGTTTCAGAATAGTAGTTCCATACGGGAAGCTGAGACAGCAGTGCGGAAATTCCGTAGCCGTCCCGGTAATCAAAGCAGTAGCTCAGGAAATGTTAAGGTCATTAAGGCAGGTACAGGCATGA
- a CDS encoding RsmB/NOP family class I SAM-dependent RNA methyltransferase, which translates to MRGIEAALKVLTSDISTGAFASEALRKLAGRENMKAPDISLASSLIYIVMRRKELWEKIAGKFLRAEENLPPQVYMSIIMGTGGLLELRRFSEGVLINGIIEQLKHREELSRYASLVNAVLRKVNEAGSSLLEEVAKSPSLEDKAIYSGIPVWSLPAWLKTWSRPELGDIFALMLQPSYASLRVTPGKLDELTKMLDAKDIRWTQSDISAAIRLGGSILPSNVPGFAEGLCTVQSESSILTASLAGRFYEGGKVLDMCSGRGVKACQILQECPGSEIECWDISEARLKSAEGEFARLGLTERAKFRAGDAVTLEPEDTPSFVVLDAPCSCSGTWTRKPESKWRLDWAKLDGLAGIQVKLLEHAVTLCKTGGYILYITCSLLKQENENVVAGVLANHQECADVSGLIGWKGSMFRKGKPYGAYIWPRNSWLDGFYCALILRRE; encoded by the coding sequence TTGCGGGGAATAGAAGCAGCCCTGAAAGTCCTGACATCGGACATAAGCACGGGAGCTTTTGCCTCAGAGGCTCTGCGGAAACTTGCGGGGCGCGAGAACATGAAAGCTCCTGACATTTCGCTTGCTTCGTCGCTGATCTACATTGTGATGAGGCGAAAAGAACTCTGGGAGAAGATAGCCGGAAAGTTCCTCAGAGCAGAAGAGAACCTGCCCCCTCAAGTCTACATGAGCATCATAATGGGAACAGGCGGACTGCTGGAACTCCGCCGCTTCTCTGAGGGAGTGCTGATCAACGGAATAATAGAGCAGCTGAAGCACAGGGAAGAGCTCAGCAGGTATGCATCCCTCGTGAATGCTGTCTTGCGCAAGGTCAATGAGGCCGGAAGCTCATTGCTCGAGGAAGTCGCTAAGTCCCCGTCCCTCGAGGACAAAGCTATATACTCCGGGATTCCTGTATGGTCTCTGCCCGCGTGGCTGAAGACGTGGAGCAGACCGGAACTCGGAGACATCTTCGCCCTGATGCTTCAGCCGTCGTACGCGTCCTTGAGGGTAACGCCCGGCAAGCTCGACGAGCTAACCAAGATGCTCGACGCTAAGGACATTCGCTGGACGCAGTCGGACATCTCTGCGGCGATCCGTCTCGGCGGAAGTATCCTGCCGTCGAACGTTCCGGGTTTCGCGGAGGGGCTGTGCACTGTGCAGTCAGAGAGCTCGATACTCACTGCTTCGCTCGCCGGAAGGTTCTACGAGGGCGGCAAAGTGCTCGACATGTGCTCAGGGCGCGGCGTGAAGGCCTGCCAGATTCTGCAGGAATGCCCGGGCTCGGAGATAGAGTGCTGGGACATCTCGGAAGCACGCCTGAAGAGCGCGGAGGGTGAGTTCGCTCGTCTTGGCCTGACTGAACGCGCAAAGTTCCGGGCGGGCGATGCCGTAACCCTCGAGCCGGAAGACACACCGTCATTCGTTGTGCTTGACGCTCCGTGCTCGTGTTCGGGAACATGGACGCGGAAGCCGGAGTCAAAATGGCGGCTCGACTGGGCAAAGCTCGACGGCCTTGCTGGTATTCAGGTGAAGCTGCTTGAACACGCTGTAACTCTCTGCAAGACGGGAGGCTACATACTCTACATAACATGTTCACTGCTGAAACAGGAGAACGAAAACGTTGTTGCAGGAGTTCTCGCGAACCATCAGGAATGTGCGGACGTTTCCGGGTTAATCGGCTGGAAGGGAAGCATGTTCAGGAAGGGCAAGCCTTATGGTGCGTACATATGGCCGCGCAATTCGTGGCTTGACGGTTTTTACTGCGCACTTATTCTGAGGAGGGAATGA
- a CDS encoding C69 family dipeptidase, producing MTILAGRYATVSGEVLVGHNEDAPGRFMMQTHLVKKRRRHPGTKISFEPGLSELELNETRTNLFWSEASCLDPEACAFCDLYANGHGVVICTNNCADSREDTPELLDGGIGYGLRRLVAEKAHSAREALETACGLVEKYGYASSGRSYSFADKDDIFVMQIVHGKHYAVQRVPDDEVAVIPNHYTIHEPDKGAPGYDELVSYAHSRGWYKPVDGTFDFAHVCQSPETSGLDKNTYRHIRAFEILLDMDLSELKWQKWQGLPFSVKPSRKVDVAMMKEILRSHDGNPHFSEPLTICNTETLESTIIQLRDNPDRIILRKALARPSYSPYLAWYMGIPSIPAGYEDTEPEESLAQHFHLKPEALDWKDNAWFRALEVSTAAEILSATKEDAVRGKIAAFEEEEERELADIDGQIELSLRSKPDIARAIMEGTVMKWAQGVEGLMNSLRDELGILTATASGAVTCGKAFAVRLDGVNTTELEESGCICGPSYEKYSAWSKCAGINHADGTLEFSAGEWMKDAVQCFTDLYMMLPCRDGKKLAGCVRVQVRR from the coding sequence ATGACAATTCTAGCGGGTCGTTACGCGACAGTTTCCGGCGAGGTCTTGGTCGGGCACAACGAAGACGCACCCGGCCGGTTCATGATGCAGACCCACCTAGTGAAGAAGAGGCGCAGGCATCCCGGCACAAAAATATCCTTCGAGCCCGGCCTCTCGGAACTCGAACTCAACGAGACACGAACAAATCTCTTCTGGTCAGAAGCCTCCTGCCTTGACCCGGAAGCCTGTGCTTTCTGCGACCTCTACGCCAACGGTCATGGCGTGGTCATCTGCACCAACAACTGCGCGGACAGCCGCGAAGACACCCCCGAACTCCTTGACGGCGGAATAGGCTACGGACTGCGCAGGCTCGTCGCGGAGAAGGCGCACAGTGCGCGCGAAGCTCTGGAGACTGCCTGCGGGCTCGTGGAGAAATACGGCTATGCATCGAGCGGAAGAAGCTACTCGTTCGCGGACAAGGACGACATCTTCGTGATGCAGATCGTTCACGGAAAACACTACGCTGTCCAGAGAGTGCCAGACGATGAAGTCGCCGTCATCCCCAACCACTACACGATACACGAGCCGGACAAAGGCGCGCCGGGTTACGACGAGCTCGTGAGCTACGCGCACTCACGCGGATGGTACAAGCCTGTTGACGGGACGTTTGACTTCGCGCACGTCTGCCAGTCGCCGGAGACTTCAGGGCTCGACAAGAACACGTACAGGCACATCCGGGCGTTCGAGATTCTTCTGGATATGGACTTGTCGGAGCTCAAGTGGCAGAAGTGGCAGGGACTTCCCTTCTCGGTGAAGCCTTCGCGGAAGGTTGACGTTGCCATGATGAAGGAGATTCTCCGTTCGCACGACGGGAATCCTCACTTCAGCGAGCCGCTCACTATCTGCAACACCGAGACCCTCGAGAGCACAATCATACAGCTCCGCGACAACCCCGACAGAATCATTCTGCGCAAAGCACTTGCCCGGCCGTCATACTCGCCCTATCTCGCGTGGTACATGGGCATTCCGTCGATTCCTGCTGGCTACGAGGACACAGAGCCCGAAGAGTCGTTAGCGCAGCACTTTCACCTGAAGCCGGAAGCTCTGGACTGGAAAGACAATGCGTGGTTCAGGGCACTCGAGGTCAGCACAGCCGCCGAGATTCTCAGTGCTACGAAGGAAGATGCAGTGCGCGGGAAGATTGCGGCCTTCGAGGAAGAGGAAGAGCGCGAACTCGCGGACATTGACGGGCAGATAGAGCTCAGCCTTCGGAGCAAGCCGGACATTGCGCGCGCAATCATGGAGGGCACGGTCATGAAGTGGGCGCAGGGTGTTGAAGGCCTCATGAACTCCCTCAGGGACGAGCTCGGGATACTCACCGCCACAGCTTCAGGCGCGGTAACCTGCGGAAAAGCGTTCGCTGTGCGCCTTGACGGTGTGAACACGACGGAGCTCGAGGAGTCGGGGTGTATCTGCGGGCCGTCGTACGAGAAATATTCTGCGTGGTCAAAGTGCGCTGGCATCAATCATGCTGACGGAACGTTAGAGTTTTCCGCCGGTGAATGGATGAAGGACGCTGTCCAGTGCTTCACGGACTTGTACATGATGCTTCCGTGCAGGGACGGCAAGAAGCTAGCCGGTTGCGTGAGAGTTCAGGTTAGGAGGTAA
- a CDS encoding argininosuccinate synthase, which translates to MAEKKGKAVLAYSGGLDTSVAVMWLTEQGYDVITMTADVGQKDVDLQAAKAKALNSGAVKAYIFDLKKTFTENYVYPALKANAMYQGTYPLVSALSRPLIAKTLVDIANKEGAVAVAHGCTGKGQDQVRIEVCATALNPKIKVLAPVRDWHFTREAEIEYADKHGIPVRATASSPYSTDDNLWGRSIECGLLEDPWNEPPEDAYEMTANPLEGPDAPEYIEITFEGGIPAALNGERMHGVELIQKLNRIAGRHGIGRVDMVEDRLVGFKSREVYECPGSVTLLTAHRAMETLTLDKQVLRSKRELETRFAELTYEGYWFSPLRDAINAFINDTQRYVNGTVKMRLFKGSAVVRGLKAAKSIYRHDLATYSEGDTFDHSAAVGFINIWGMPVRTWTSTWPRQDEAEIPIEA; encoded by the coding sequence ATGGCAGAGAAGAAAGGCAAAGCGGTTCTCGCTTACAGCGGAGGGCTTGATACATCCGTTGCGGTAATGTGGCTCACCGAGCAGGGCTACGACGTAATTACGATGACGGCCGACGTAGGACAGAAGGACGTTGACCTTCAGGCGGCGAAGGCAAAGGCACTGAACAGCGGAGCGGTGAAAGCGTACATCTTCGACCTCAAGAAGACGTTCACCGAGAACTACGTTTACCCTGCATTGAAGGCTAACGCAATGTATCAGGGAACGTATCCCCTCGTTTCTGCGCTGTCCCGTCCGTTAATCGCAAAGACGCTCGTCGACATCGCCAACAAAGAAGGCGCAGTCGCAGTAGCACACGGATGCACGGGCAAGGGTCAGGATCAGGTGCGCATTGAGGTCTGCGCAACGGCACTCAACCCGAAAATCAAGGTTCTCGCGCCTGTGAGGGACTGGCATTTCACGCGCGAGGCAGAGATAGAGTACGCGGACAAGCACGGAATACCCGTGAGAGCAACAGCGTCATCACCTTACAGTACTGACGACAACCTTTGGGGACGTTCAATAGAGTGCGGACTCCTCGAAGACCCTTGGAACGAACCGCCGGAAGATGCCTACGAGATGACAGCTAACCCCCTCGAGGGCCCGGATGCTCCCGAATACATAGAGATTACGTTTGAGGGCGGAATACCTGCGGCACTGAACGGAGAGAGGATGCACGGCGTTGAACTCATCCAGAAGCTCAACAGGATTGCGGGGCGGCACGGCATCGGACGCGTTGACATGGTAGAAGACAGGCTTGTGGGCTTCAAGTCCCGCGAGGTCTACGAGTGCCCGGGCTCTGTAACGCTTCTTACTGCTCATCGTGCAATGGAGACACTTACGCTGGACAAGCAGGTTCTCAGGAGCAAGAGGGAGCTCGAGACACGTTTTGCGGAGCTGACGTACGAGGGCTACTGGTTCTCGCCTCTGCGCGACGCAATCAACGCGTTCATCAACGACACGCAGCGTTACGTGAACGGCACGGTGAAGATGCGTCTCTTCAAGGGCAGCGCGGTAGTGAGGGGCTTGAAGGCGGCCAAGAGCATTTACCGTCATGACCTCGCGACGTACTCGGAGGGCGACACGTTCGACCATTCTGCGGCTGTGGGGTTCATCAACATCTGGGGAATGCCGGTGCGCACATGGACTTCAACCTGGCCGAGACAGGACGAGGCGGAGATCCCGATAGAGGCATAA
- a CDS encoding site-2 protease family protein has protein sequence MRLLHDPVRLLLTIPALLWALSFHEFCHGFAAKCVGDPTAERSGRLSLNPFDHFDLVGTLMLLLVGFGWAKPVPINTRYFRHPRRDLVIVSLAGVAGNLLTAVVTVLFFRFFGARWYQWTGQSGLIFLFQMVNINMGLAAFNLIPIPPLDGSRVLEAFLPYKYMHYYWWLERYGMIIILVLLLTGIINVFFDPIINLLWNILPY, from the coding sequence ATGAGATTACTGCATGATCCGGTGAGGCTTCTCCTCACGATTCCGGCATTGCTGTGGGCGTTGTCGTTCCACGAGTTCTGTCATGGTTTCGCGGCCAAGTGCGTCGGCGACCCAACGGCTGAACGCAGCGGGAGACTATCGCTTAACCCGTTCGACCATTTCGACCTTGTGGGAACGTTGATGCTTCTGCTTGTGGGGTTCGGGTGGGCTAAGCCTGTGCCGATAAACACGAGGTACTTCCGCCATCCGAGACGTGATCTGGTGATTGTGTCTCTGGCCGGCGTTGCGGGAAACCTCTTGACGGCGGTAGTTACCGTGCTGTTCTTCAGGTTTTTCGGGGCGAGGTGGTATCAGTGGACGGGGCAGAGCGGGTTAATCTTCCTGTTCCAGATGGTGAACATCAACATGGGGCTTGCGGCGTTCAACCTGATACCGATTCCGCCGCTGGACGGTTCGAGGGTGCTGGAGGCGTTTCTGCCGTATAAGTACATGCATTATTACTGGTGGCTGGAGAGGTACGGGATGATAATAATTCTCGTGCTTCTGCTGACCGGGATAATCAACGTGTTCTTTGACCCGATAATCAATCTTTTGTGGAACATTCTGCCGTATTAG
- a CDS encoding thermonuclease family protein, whose protein sequence is MAKKKAQSITVDDIIKLGPKKIIALVLAAIAIYFFGMPEQQDDSGFIVGTVARVVDGDTAVIMVDGAERRVRFLGVDTPETVHPNKPVQFYGKEASDFTKSTLTGKRVWLEYDKSPQDRYSRHLAYIWTAKPKAINDETMRRDMFNARLLLGGYGKVLIIKPNNRYAKQFGEFEAEARNARRGLWGE, encoded by the coding sequence ATGGCGAAGAAGAAAGCACAGAGCATAACGGTTGACGACATCATCAAGCTCGGCCCGAAGAAGATTATCGCGCTGGTACTCGCGGCAATAGCGATCTACTTCTTCGGAATGCCCGAACAGCAGGACGACTCCGGCTTCATCGTGGGGACAGTTGCACGCGTTGTTGACGGGGACACAGCGGTGATTATGGTTGACGGTGCGGAAAGGCGCGTGAGGTTCTTGGGCGTGGACACTCCCGAGACAGTTCACCCCAACAAGCCCGTACAGTTCTACGGGAAAGAAGCAAGCGACTTCACCAAGAGTACGCTGACGGGAAAGCGCGTGTGGCTAGAGTACGACAAATCCCCTCAGGACAGGTACAGCAGACACCTCGCCTACATCTGGACGGCAAAGCCAAAGGCCATCAACGACGAGACCATGAGGCGCGACATGTTCAACGCGAGGTTACTGCTCGGGGGTTACGGAAAAGTTCTCATCATCAAGCCGAATAACCGTTACGCAAAACAGTTCGGGGAGTTCGAGGCAGAGGCAAGAAACGCCCGACGCGGCTTGTGGGGGGAATAA